Proteins encoded in a region of the Oscarella lobularis chromosome 17, ooOscLobu1.1, whole genome shotgun sequence genome:
- the LOC136197169 gene encoding uncharacterized protein produces the protein MNRATSAFREACRKEGYSPPAQAESIFKESQPAAARRRLGRAETDRERRARVYLKLKNYFWYERRFGGELVEQTRYSETGPTYIWPDEVKDCLRSMFPRDVQGAPNPGRRDPSRQDRPLCVVTLADFCVEFGERRLLQRHRLEDDSDEEDTLSQVQPTSSSSSSSTSVEY, from the exons ATGAACCGAGCGACTTCTGCCTTTCGAGAAGCCTGTAGAAAAGAAGG ATACTCTCCGCCGGCGCAAGCTGAGAGTATTTTCAAAGAATCCCAACCTGCTGCGGCGCGAAGGCGCCTTGGCCGCGCAGAAACGGACCGCGAAAGGCGAGCAAGGGTGTATTTGAAGCTTAAGAACTACTTCTGG TACGAAAGGAGATTTGGGGGCGAATTAGTGGAACAAACGAGGTACAGTGAAACAGGACCAACCTATATCTGGCCAGATGAAGTGAAAGACTGCCTCCGCTCAATGTTTCCACGAGATGTTCAAGGGGCCCCCAATCCGGGCAGGAGGGATCCTTCAAGACAGGAC CGTCCTCTGTGCGTTGTGACACTTGCGGATTTCTGCGTTGAGTTCGGCGAAAGGCGGCTCCTCCAACGTCACCGCTTAGAAGACGATTCAGATGAAGAGGATACTCTGTCTCAAGTTCAGCCAACcagctcgtcttcgtcgtcatcaacaTCGGTGGAGTACTGA